Part of the Limihaloglobus sulfuriphilus genome is shown below.
CGCACATTAACGTGGAGATTCAGTCTCGCGTTGTTGACCATCGCCCGCAGAAACTCCTCGATAAGCTCTGTGTCGAAAGTGCCGATCTTCTCCGTCGGATACGCCGCGTTATACACACAAAACGGCCGCCCCGAAAGGTCTATCGCCGTTTCAGCCAGAGCATCTTCCATCGGCACAGCACTGAAACCGTACCTGCGGATACCCTTCTTGTCGCTGAGCGCCTTATCGATACAGCCGCCCAGTGCAATGCCGACATCCTCTACAGTGTGGTGGTCGTCTATCTCGTAATCGCCTTTGGCT
Proteins encoded:
- the hisB gene encoding imidazoleglycerol-phosphate dehydratase HisB is translated as MDRTAEIKRKTNETDIKLNINLDGEGRYDINTGVGFLDHMIAHLSKHSGIDINISAKGDYEIDDHHTVEDVGIALGGCIDKALSDKKGIRRYGFSAVPMEDALAETAIDLSGRPFCVYNAAYPTEKIGTFDTELIEEFLRAMVNNARLNLHVNVRYGTNSHHIAEAVFKSLGQSLRKAVRVVSDDIPSTKGTL